One window from the genome of Hippocampus zosterae strain Florida chromosome 7, ASM2543408v3, whole genome shotgun sequence encodes:
- the LOC127603916 gene encoding tubulin epsilon chain-like: MTQSVIVQVGQCGNQIGCRFWDLALREHAHFNKKGFYDDTTGTFFHNPNGDSCGDNGRIQQLKARAVLLDMEEGVISEILKGPLGEIFDSTQLLTGVSGAGNNWAVGHMTYGSSSRDKIVDQLRKAAEQCHCLQSFFLIHSMGGGTGSGLGTKVLRLLEDEFPERTRHWSRC, encoded by the exons ATGACCCAGTCTGTCATAGTTCAAGTCGGACAGTGTGGAAACCAGATTGGGTGTCGCTTTTGGGATCTTGCTTTGCGAGAGCACGCCCATTTCAACAAAAAGGGATTCTATGACGATACCACCGGCACCTTTTTCCACAATCCGAATGGAGACTCATGTGGTGATAATGGGAGAATCCAACAGCTGAAGGCAAGAGCGGTGCTGCTGGACATGGAGGAGGGTGTGATCAGCGAGATCCTGAAGGGGCCTTTGGGAGAGATTTTCGACAGCACTCAGCTCCTCACAGGTGTGTCGGGTGCGGGCAACAACTGGGCAGTTGGACACATGACGTACGGTTCGAGCTCCAGGGACAAGATTGTGGATCAGctgaggaaggcagcagagcAGTGCCACTGTctgcaatctttttttcttatccACTCGATGGGAGGAGGTACCGGTTCAGGGCTAGGGACCAAAGTGTTGCGTCTTCTCGAGGATGAATTCCCTGAG AGAACCAGGCACTGGTCGAGATGTTAA
- the ccn4a gene encoding cellular communication network factor 4a isoform X2: protein MSWLLLWILTAVGIQQASSQNSTAMPAAVTSLSTEAFTPTRYCRWPCECPAEPPACPLGVSLLTDGCGCCKACARQVGEVCNEADTCDHHKGLYCDYSLDKPRYEKGLCAYMLGTGCEHDGVIYRNGQSFQPSCKYQCVCVNGAIGCVPLCTESKPPRVWCQNPRRVKVRGQCCEEWICDEPRRGRKAAPRHAADAPPAELSSWHENCVSQTTSWSPCSKTCGRGLSLRVSNANRRCELVKESRLCTIRPCDVEIAKHIKTGKKCLNVYREERPSNISISGCTSIRQYRPKFCGVCTDERCCIPYKSKTVDVDFLCPDGSTLSWKMLWVQACFCNLSCKNPNDIFADLENYYGYPEVMN, encoded by the exons ATGAGTTGGCTCCTCTTGTGGATTCTCACTGCAGTTGGGATTCAACAG GCGTCCTCCCAGAATTCCACTGCCATGCCTGCGGCGGTCACATCGCTGTCCACCGAGGCCTTCACCCCGACGCGGTACTGCCGGTGGCCTTGCGAGTGTCCCGCCGAGCCGCCCGCCTGCCCGCTGGGCGTGAGCCTCCTGACGGACGGCTGCGGCTGCTGTAAGGCGTGCGCCCGGCAGGTGGGCGAGGTGTGCAACGAGGCGGACACCTGCGACCACCACAAGGGGCTGTACTGCGACTACAGCTTGGACAAGCCGAGGTACGAAAAGGGCTTGTGTGCAT ACATGTTGGGCACTGGCTGCGAGCACGACGGCGTCATCTACCGTAACGGCCAGAGCTTCCAGCCCAGCTGCAAGTACCAATGCGTGTGCGTCAACGGCGCCATCGGCTGCGTGCCGCTCTGCACAGAGTCCAAGCCGCCGCGCGTCTGGTGCCAGAACCCGCGGCGCGTCAAGGTGCGAGGACAGTGCTGCGAGGAGTGGATCTGCGACGAGCCCCGGAGGGGACGCAAGGCAGCGCCCAGGCACGCCGCGGACG CGCCCCCAGCTGAGCTGAGCAGCTGGCACGAGAACTGCGTGAGCCAGACCACGTCGTGGAGCCCCTGCTCTAAGACGTGCGGGCGGGGCCTGTCTCTGCGCGTCTCCAACGCCAACCGGCGCTGCGAGCTGGTCAAGGAGTCGCGACTGTGCACCATCAGGCCGTGCGACGTCGAAATCGCCAAGCACATCAAG ACGGGCAAGAAGTGCTTGAACGTGTACCGCGAGGAACGCCCGTCCAACATAAGCATCTCGGGCTGCACCAGCATCAGGCAGTACCGGCCAAAGTTCTGCGGCGTGTGCACGGACGAGCGCTGCTGCATCCCATACAAGTCCAAGACGGTGGACGTGGACTTTTTGTGCCCGGACGGCTCCACCCTCTCGTGGAAAATGTTGTGGGTGCAGGCCTGCTTCTGCAACCTCAGCTGCAAGAACCCCAACGACATTTTCGCAGATCTGGAGAATTACTACGGATACCCTGAAGTCATGAACTAa
- the ndrg1a gene encoding protein NDRG1a isoform X1: MDDIQVVESKPLLVDRELPGLREAVQQLAIKEHDVETPYGRLHCTMRGVPKGERPVVLTFHDIGLNHKTCWDSLFQHEDMAEILHHFAVCHVDALGQHEGANTFSTGYEYPTMDELSETLPLVLKHFGLKSVIGLGMGAGAFMLTKFALDYPKMVEGLVLININPCAEGWMDWAAHKISGWTHALPDLVISHLFGKEEIQNNQDMVATYRHHVIKDMNQFNLQLFIKAYESRRDLDIERPVPGSNVKTLKCPSLLVVGDSSPAVDAVVECNTKLDPTKATLLKMADCGGMPQIDQPGKLTEAFKYFIQGMGYMPAASMTRLVRSRTASGSSVTSFEGSRSRSHTHEGNRSRSHTNEGPRSRSHTADHQRGHAPATDTAPATPAVDQGLLKAPEVSC; the protein is encoded by the exons ATGGACGACATCCAGGTTGTGGAATCCAAACCTCTGCTGGTCGACAGGGAACTGCCC GGCCTGAGGGAGGCGGTGCAGCAGCTCGCTATCAAG GAGCATGACGTCGAGACCCCGTACGGAAGACTCCACTGCACCATGCGGGGGGTCCCCAAAGGCGAGCGGCCCGTCGTCCTCACCTTCCATGACATCGGGCTCAACC ACAAGACGTGCTGGGACTCGCTGTTCCAGCATGAGGACATGGCTGAGATCCTGCACCACTTTGCCGTGTGTCACGTGGACGCCCTCGGACAGCACGAGGGAGCGAACACCTTTTCCACCGG GTACGAGTATCCGACCATGGATGAACTGTCTGAGACGCTCCCACTTGTACTGAAGCATTTTGG GCTGAAGTCTGTTATTGGATTAGGGATGGGAGCCGGAGCCTTCATGCTGACCAAGTTCGCT CTTGATTACCCAAAAATGGTGGAAGGTCTGGTGCTCATCAACATCAACCCGTGTGCCGAGGGCTGGATGGACTGGGCGGCGCACAAG ATCAGCGGCTGGACCCATGCCTTACCGGACCTGGTCATCAGCCACCTCTTTGGCAAG GAGGAGATCCAAAACAACCAGGACATGGTGGCCACTTACCGCCACCACGTGATTAAGGACATGAATCAGTTCAACCTGCAGCTCTTCATCAAGGCCTATGAAAG TCGGAGGGACCTAGATATCGAGAGGCCAGTGCCGGGCAGCAACGTCAAAACCCTAAA GTGTCCTTCCCTTCTGGTGGTCGGTGACAGCTCGCCTGCCGTGGACGCTGTG GTGGAGTGCAACACCAAACTGGACCCGACAAAAGCAACCCTGCTTAAG ATGGCCGACTGTGGAGGCATGCCCCAGATTGACCAG CCCGGCAAACTGACAGAGGCGTTCAAGTACTTCATTCAAGGCATGGGATACA TGCCGGCGGCGAGCATGACCCGGCTGGTTCGCTCCCGCACAGCCTCGGGTTCCAGCGTGACATCTTTCGAGGGCTCGCGCTCCCGCTCGCACACCCATGAGGGCAACCGCTCGCGCTCACACACCAACGAGGGCCCGCGCTCACGCTCCCACACGGCTGACCACCAGCGGGGCCACGCCCCCGCGACCGACACCGCCCCCGCCACTCCCGCCGTGGACCAGGGCCTGCTTAAGGCCCCCGAAGTGTCCTGTTAA
- the LOC127603931 gene encoding regulation of nuclear pre-mRNA domain-containing protein 1A-like, translated as MSSFSEAALEKKLSELSNSQQSVQTLSLWLIHHRKHSKTIVHVWYNELVKAPVSRKLTFLYLANDVIQNSKRKGPEFTQDFAPVIVDAFKHVYRECEDGCKKQLGRVLSIWQERAVYENELLDQLSRVIYGEKKPMKRSYESIQALNDNFSGQTSPAEPPQTSELIRALQELENATSEDSLLRQRISSLPAEVQDTSLLHRITDKESGARFSRQVDDACMLLADYSGRLAAEIDDRRQLTRTLTSFLQSQRDGLVHNEHKLEEYKRKLARVSQVRKELRSRLNNLPGGLHNSST; from the exons ATGTCCTCGTTCTCCGAAGCTGCTCTCGAGAAGAAACTGTCCGAGCTAAGCAACTCTCAGCAGAGCGTCCAGACGCTGTCTCTTTGGCTCATCCACCACAGGAAGCACTCCAAGACCATTGTGCACGTTTGGTACAACGAGCTCGTTAAAG CTCCGGTGTCACGCAAGCTGACTTTCCTCTACTTGGCTAATGACGTCATTCAAAACAGCAAACGGAAAGGACCGGAGTTCACGCAGGATTTCGCACCGGTCATCGTTGATGCCTTTAAACATGTTTACAG AGAGTGCGAGGACGGTTGTAAGAAGCAATTAGGCCGGGTGTTGTCCATCTGGCAGGAGAGAGCCGTCTACGAAAATGAGCTCCTCGACCAGCTGTCCAGAGTCATCT ATGGCGAGAAGAAGCCCATGAAGAGGTCCTACGAGTCCATCCAAGCCCTGAACGACAACTTTTCAGGACAGACTTCTCCAGCCGAGCCCCCACAG ACATCTGAGTTGATCCGAGCGCTTCAGGAGCTGGAGAACGCCACCTCGGAAGACTCACTCCTGCGTCAGCGCATTTCCTCGCTGCCCGCCGAGGTGCAGGACACGTCACTGCTGCACAGGATCACAG ATAAGGAGTCTGGCGCACGTTTTTCGCGCCAGGTGGATGACGCCTGCATGCTGCTGGCCGACTACAGCGGCCGCCTGGCAGCCGAAATCGATGACCGGCGGCAGCTGACGCGCACTCTGACCAGCTTCCTGCAGAGCCAGCGGGACGGTCTGGTGCACAACGAGCACAAACTCGAG GAATACAAACGCAAACTGGCCCGAGTGAGCCAGGTCCGAAAAGAGCTGCGATCCCGCTTGAACAATCTCCCAGGCGGACTACACAACTCCTCCACCTGA
- the ndrg1a gene encoding protein NDRG1a isoform X3 — translation MRGVPKGERPVVLTFHDIGLNHKTCWDSLFQHEDMAEILHHFAVCHVDALGQHEGANTFSTGYEYPTMDELSETLPLVLKHFGLKSVIGLGMGAGAFMLTKFALDYPKMVEGLVLININPCAEGWMDWAAHKISGWTHALPDLVISHLFGKEEIQNNQDMVATYRHHVIKDMNQFNLQLFIKAYESRRDLDIERPVPGSNVKTLKCPSLLVVGDSSPAVDAVVECNTKLDPTKATLLKMADCGGMPQIDQPGKLTEAFKYFIQGMGYMPAASMTRLVRSRTASGSSVTSFEGSRSRSHTHEGNRSRSHTNEGPRSRSHTADHQRGHAPATDTAPATPAVDQGLLKAPEVSC, via the exons ATGCGGGGGGTCCCCAAAGGCGAGCGGCCCGTCGTCCTCACCTTCCATGACATCGGGCTCAACC ACAAGACGTGCTGGGACTCGCTGTTCCAGCATGAGGACATGGCTGAGATCCTGCACCACTTTGCCGTGTGTCACGTGGACGCCCTCGGACAGCACGAGGGAGCGAACACCTTTTCCACCGG GTACGAGTATCCGACCATGGATGAACTGTCTGAGACGCTCCCACTTGTACTGAAGCATTTTGG GCTGAAGTCTGTTATTGGATTAGGGATGGGAGCCGGAGCCTTCATGCTGACCAAGTTCGCT CTTGATTACCCAAAAATGGTGGAAGGTCTGGTGCTCATCAACATCAACCCGTGTGCCGAGGGCTGGATGGACTGGGCGGCGCACAAG ATCAGCGGCTGGACCCATGCCTTACCGGACCTGGTCATCAGCCACCTCTTTGGCAAG GAGGAGATCCAAAACAACCAGGACATGGTGGCCACTTACCGCCACCACGTGATTAAGGACATGAATCAGTTCAACCTGCAGCTCTTCATCAAGGCCTATGAAAG TCGGAGGGACCTAGATATCGAGAGGCCAGTGCCGGGCAGCAACGTCAAAACCCTAAA GTGTCCTTCCCTTCTGGTGGTCGGTGACAGCTCGCCTGCCGTGGACGCTGTG GTGGAGTGCAACACCAAACTGGACCCGACAAAAGCAACCCTGCTTAAG ATGGCCGACTGTGGAGGCATGCCCCAGATTGACCAG CCCGGCAAACTGACAGAGGCGTTCAAGTACTTCATTCAAGGCATGGGATACA TGCCGGCGGCGAGCATGACCCGGCTGGTTCGCTCCCGCACAGCCTCGGGTTCCAGCGTGACATCTTTCGAGGGCTCGCGCTCCCGCTCGCACACCCATGAGGGCAACCGCTCGCGCTCACACACCAACGAGGGCCCGCGCTCACGCTCCCACACGGCTGACCACCAGCGGGGCCACGCCCCCGCGACCGACACCGCCCCCGCCACTCCCGCCGTGGACCAGGGCCTGCTTAAGGCCCCCGAAGTGTCCTGTTAA
- the ccn4a gene encoding cellular communication network factor 4a isoform X3 — MPAAVTSLSTEAFTPTRYCRWPCECPAEPPACPLGVSLLTDGCGCCKACARQVGEVCNEADTCDHHKGLYCDYSLDKPRYEKGLCAYMLGTGCEHDGVIYRNGQSFQPSCKYQCVCVNGAIGCVPLCTESKPPRVWCQNPRRVKVRGQCCEEWICDEPRRGRKAAPRHAADAPPAELSSWHENCVSQTTSWSPCSKTCGRGLSLRVSNANRRCELVKESRLCTIRPCDVEIAKHIKTGKKCLNVYREERPSNISISGCTSIRQYRPKFCGVCTDERCCIPYKSKTVDVDFLCPDGSTLSWKMLWVQACFCNLSCKNPNDIFADLENYYGYPEVMN; from the exons ATGCCTGCGGCGGTCACATCGCTGTCCACCGAGGCCTTCACCCCGACGCGGTACTGCCGGTGGCCTTGCGAGTGTCCCGCCGAGCCGCCCGCCTGCCCGCTGGGCGTGAGCCTCCTGACGGACGGCTGCGGCTGCTGTAAGGCGTGCGCCCGGCAGGTGGGCGAGGTGTGCAACGAGGCGGACACCTGCGACCACCACAAGGGGCTGTACTGCGACTACAGCTTGGACAAGCCGAGGTACGAAAAGGGCTTGTGTGCAT ACATGTTGGGCACTGGCTGCGAGCACGACGGCGTCATCTACCGTAACGGCCAGAGCTTCCAGCCCAGCTGCAAGTACCAATGCGTGTGCGTCAACGGCGCCATCGGCTGCGTGCCGCTCTGCACAGAGTCCAAGCCGCCGCGCGTCTGGTGCCAGAACCCGCGGCGCGTCAAGGTGCGAGGACAGTGCTGCGAGGAGTGGATCTGCGACGAGCCCCGGAGGGGACGCAAGGCAGCGCCCAGGCACGCCGCGGACG CGCCCCCAGCTGAGCTGAGCAGCTGGCACGAGAACTGCGTGAGCCAGACCACGTCGTGGAGCCCCTGCTCTAAGACGTGCGGGCGGGGCCTGTCTCTGCGCGTCTCCAACGCCAACCGGCGCTGCGAGCTGGTCAAGGAGTCGCGACTGTGCACCATCAGGCCGTGCGACGTCGAAATCGCCAAGCACATCAAG ACGGGCAAGAAGTGCTTGAACGTGTACCGCGAGGAACGCCCGTCCAACATAAGCATCTCGGGCTGCACCAGCATCAGGCAGTACCGGCCAAAGTTCTGCGGCGTGTGCACGGACGAGCGCTGCTGCATCCCATACAAGTCCAAGACGGTGGACGTGGACTTTTTGTGCCCGGACGGCTCCACCCTCTCGTGGAAAATGTTGTGGGTGCAGGCCTGCTTCTGCAACCTCAGCTGCAAGAACCCCAACGACATTTTCGCAGATCTGGAGAATTACTACGGATACCCTGAAGTCATGAACTAa
- the ccn4a gene encoding cellular communication network factor 4a isoform X4: MFARGAGFQEYPAVLSLTCFSNLLLQQASSQNSTAMPAAVTSLSTEAFTPTRYCRWPCECPAEPPACPLGVSLLTDGCGCCKACARQVGEVCNEADTCDHHKGLYCDYSLDKPRYEKGLCAYMLGTGCEHDGVIYRNGQSFQPSCKYQCVCVNGAIGCVPLCTESKPPRVWCQNPRRVKVRGQCCEEWICDEPRRGRKAAPRHAADAPPAELSSWHENCVSQTTSWSPCSKTCGRGLSLRVSNANRRCELVKESRLCTIRPCDVEIAKHIKRFPLILPFSLLIFFLSNHLSLTQIILAMTTF, translated from the exons ATGTTTGCCCGTGGCGCTGGATTTCAAGAATATCCTGCAGTTTTGAGTCTCACATGTTTTTCCAACCTCCTTCTCCAACAGGCGTCCTCCCAGAATTCCACTGCCATGCCTGCGGCGGTCACATCGCTGTCCACCGAGGCCTTCACCCCGACGCGGTACTGCCGGTGGCCTTGCGAGTGTCCCGCCGAGCCGCCCGCCTGCCCGCTGGGCGTGAGCCTCCTGACGGACGGCTGCGGCTGCTGTAAGGCGTGCGCCCGGCAGGTGGGCGAGGTGTGCAACGAGGCGGACACCTGCGACCACCACAAGGGGCTGTACTGCGACTACAGCTTGGACAAGCCGAGGTACGAAAAGGGCTTGTGTGCAT ACATGTTGGGCACTGGCTGCGAGCACGACGGCGTCATCTACCGTAACGGCCAGAGCTTCCAGCCCAGCTGCAAGTACCAATGCGTGTGCGTCAACGGCGCCATCGGCTGCGTGCCGCTCTGCACAGAGTCCAAGCCGCCGCGCGTCTGGTGCCAGAACCCGCGGCGCGTCAAGGTGCGAGGACAGTGCTGCGAGGAGTGGATCTGCGACGAGCCCCGGAGGGGACGCAAGGCAGCGCCCAGGCACGCCGCGGACG CGCCCCCAGCTGAGCTGAGCAGCTGGCACGAGAACTGCGTGAGCCAGACCACGTCGTGGAGCCCCTGCTCTAAGACGTGCGGGCGGGGCCTGTCTCTGCGCGTCTCCAACGCCAACCGGCGCTGCGAGCTGGTCAAGGAGTCGCGACTGTGCACCATCAGGCCGTGCGACGTCGAAATCGCCAAGCACATCAAG CGTTTTCCCCTCATTCTGCCATTCTCCCTGCTCATCTTCTTTCTTTCCAACCATCTTTCCTTGACCCAAATAATCCTCGCCATGACGACGTTTTGA
- the ndrg1a gene encoding protein NDRG1a isoform X2 — translation MVLDDSDVEMIVTDIEVTEHDVETPYGRLHCTMRGVPKGERPVVLTFHDIGLNHKTCWDSLFQHEDMAEILHHFAVCHVDALGQHEGANTFSTGYEYPTMDELSETLPLVLKHFGLKSVIGLGMGAGAFMLTKFALDYPKMVEGLVLININPCAEGWMDWAAHKISGWTHALPDLVISHLFGKEEIQNNQDMVATYRHHVIKDMNQFNLQLFIKAYESRRDLDIERPVPGSNVKTLKCPSLLVVGDSSPAVDAVVECNTKLDPTKATLLKMADCGGMPQIDQPGKLTEAFKYFIQGMGYMPAASMTRLVRSRTASGSSVTSFEGSRSRSHTHEGNRSRSHTNEGPRSRSHTADHQRGHAPATDTAPATPAVDQGLLKAPEVSC, via the exons ATGGTCCTGGACGATTCTGACGTGGAGATGATCGTGACTGACATTGAAGTTACC GAGCATGACGTCGAGACCCCGTACGGAAGACTCCACTGCACCATGCGGGGGGTCCCCAAAGGCGAGCGGCCCGTCGTCCTCACCTTCCATGACATCGGGCTCAACC ACAAGACGTGCTGGGACTCGCTGTTCCAGCATGAGGACATGGCTGAGATCCTGCACCACTTTGCCGTGTGTCACGTGGACGCCCTCGGACAGCACGAGGGAGCGAACACCTTTTCCACCGG GTACGAGTATCCGACCATGGATGAACTGTCTGAGACGCTCCCACTTGTACTGAAGCATTTTGG GCTGAAGTCTGTTATTGGATTAGGGATGGGAGCCGGAGCCTTCATGCTGACCAAGTTCGCT CTTGATTACCCAAAAATGGTGGAAGGTCTGGTGCTCATCAACATCAACCCGTGTGCCGAGGGCTGGATGGACTGGGCGGCGCACAAG ATCAGCGGCTGGACCCATGCCTTACCGGACCTGGTCATCAGCCACCTCTTTGGCAAG GAGGAGATCCAAAACAACCAGGACATGGTGGCCACTTACCGCCACCACGTGATTAAGGACATGAATCAGTTCAACCTGCAGCTCTTCATCAAGGCCTATGAAAG TCGGAGGGACCTAGATATCGAGAGGCCAGTGCCGGGCAGCAACGTCAAAACCCTAAA GTGTCCTTCCCTTCTGGTGGTCGGTGACAGCTCGCCTGCCGTGGACGCTGTG GTGGAGTGCAACACCAAACTGGACCCGACAAAAGCAACCCTGCTTAAG ATGGCCGACTGTGGAGGCATGCCCCAGATTGACCAG CCCGGCAAACTGACAGAGGCGTTCAAGTACTTCATTCAAGGCATGGGATACA TGCCGGCGGCGAGCATGACCCGGCTGGTTCGCTCCCGCACAGCCTCGGGTTCCAGCGTGACATCTTTCGAGGGCTCGCGCTCCCGCTCGCACACCCATGAGGGCAACCGCTCGCGCTCACACACCAACGAGGGCCCGCGCTCACGCTCCCACACGGCTGACCACCAGCGGGGCCACGCCCCCGCGACCGACACCGCCCCCGCCACTCCCGCCGTGGACCAGGGCCTGCTTAAGGCCCCCGAAGTGTCCTGTTAA
- the ccn4a gene encoding cellular communication network factor 4a isoform X1 encodes MFARGAGFQEYPAVLSLTCFSNLLLQQASSQNSTAMPAAVTSLSTEAFTPTRYCRWPCECPAEPPACPLGVSLLTDGCGCCKACARQVGEVCNEADTCDHHKGLYCDYSLDKPRYEKGLCAYMLGTGCEHDGVIYRNGQSFQPSCKYQCVCVNGAIGCVPLCTESKPPRVWCQNPRRVKVRGQCCEEWICDEPRRGRKAAPRHAADAPPAELSSWHENCVSQTTSWSPCSKTCGRGLSLRVSNANRRCELVKESRLCTIRPCDVEIAKHIKTGKKCLNVYREERPSNISISGCTSIRQYRPKFCGVCTDERCCIPYKSKTVDVDFLCPDGSTLSWKMLWVQACFCNLSCKNPNDIFADLENYYGYPEVMN; translated from the exons ATGTTTGCCCGTGGCGCTGGATTTCAAGAATATCCTGCAGTTTTGAGTCTCACATGTTTTTCCAACCTCCTTCTCCAACAGGCGTCCTCCCAGAATTCCACTGCCATGCCTGCGGCGGTCACATCGCTGTCCACCGAGGCCTTCACCCCGACGCGGTACTGCCGGTGGCCTTGCGAGTGTCCCGCCGAGCCGCCCGCCTGCCCGCTGGGCGTGAGCCTCCTGACGGACGGCTGCGGCTGCTGTAAGGCGTGCGCCCGGCAGGTGGGCGAGGTGTGCAACGAGGCGGACACCTGCGACCACCACAAGGGGCTGTACTGCGACTACAGCTTGGACAAGCCGAGGTACGAAAAGGGCTTGTGTGCAT ACATGTTGGGCACTGGCTGCGAGCACGACGGCGTCATCTACCGTAACGGCCAGAGCTTCCAGCCCAGCTGCAAGTACCAATGCGTGTGCGTCAACGGCGCCATCGGCTGCGTGCCGCTCTGCACAGAGTCCAAGCCGCCGCGCGTCTGGTGCCAGAACCCGCGGCGCGTCAAGGTGCGAGGACAGTGCTGCGAGGAGTGGATCTGCGACGAGCCCCGGAGGGGACGCAAGGCAGCGCCCAGGCACGCCGCGGACG CGCCCCCAGCTGAGCTGAGCAGCTGGCACGAGAACTGCGTGAGCCAGACCACGTCGTGGAGCCCCTGCTCTAAGACGTGCGGGCGGGGCCTGTCTCTGCGCGTCTCCAACGCCAACCGGCGCTGCGAGCTGGTCAAGGAGTCGCGACTGTGCACCATCAGGCCGTGCGACGTCGAAATCGCCAAGCACATCAAG ACGGGCAAGAAGTGCTTGAACGTGTACCGCGAGGAACGCCCGTCCAACATAAGCATCTCGGGCTGCACCAGCATCAGGCAGTACCGGCCAAAGTTCTGCGGCGTGTGCACGGACGAGCGCTGCTGCATCCCATACAAGTCCAAGACGGTGGACGTGGACTTTTTGTGCCCGGACGGCTCCACCCTCTCGTGGAAAATGTTGTGGGTGCAGGCCTGCTTCTGCAACCTCAGCTGCAAGAACCCCAACGACATTTTCGCAGATCTGGAGAATTACTACGGATACCCTGAAGTCATGAACTAa